TCCAAGTAGATATCAACGaaataaaccaaaaacaaatattaacCTCCCGTCGTTATACATAAAACTGATAAGGGCTACAATTCTCACTTTCTCAAAtctaaacttccaaaaaaatcctgCTTCAGATTTCAATACAGTTTCCATTAGGACATAAAAGGAAGAATGAATCCGCAAGCATCATATCAGCGATAATAGAgaagttattaaattttattgcacttgttttatatgaaattgtttgctagaaatttgttcagaaaaaactatttcttgGCCATCTCGTGTACTTTGGCGCTTGAGAAGTTGTAtcaaagaattaaaaatcacATATACAATGTCTAGCTTTTTGTTAAATCTTAAGTAATATTTACATATGAATATATATATTCTCAATAAAAGCCTGGCGAGTTCCGGGtaacaattcattttttgttgtatacAGTGCCGGCttattgttaaaaatataatattttccctaaaaaatcGTGGACCCCCGGCtcccattttttgagattgtTGTGTCAGATATCGTTGTTCACAATGCCGCTTAAAGGTAAGCTACAACATTTAATGAGAAATTGTCCGTTACTGGCCCGCTacgcaaatttggcaaaaaaaaccaacagaaCCAACAGTTTTCATTTGTTattttgcgcaaaaaaaaattgtaaaaaagtcAGGTCTTTAGACCGCTACTCGCCTACAATCAGTGTTTTTAACAGACTATGCCTCGCTCCGGCGAAGCTCGGCATTCTTCTACATTTTTATGGCGGTTTTCCTGTTTGTCATGATCTCCACACTGAATCGTTCACAACAAGAAATGGATTCTAAGCGATCAGATCCCGTGGAGCTTccgaaaactgagaaaaaagaattgaCAACTGATTGGGACACTTTGGATGGAGTTGGGTACAGATTTGCAAAGGTAGGGGTAAtgtagtactgtagttgtaCTGTAGAGGTAATGTATGCGTAAAGTAGGGGACTGTATGGGTACTAtagaattactgtaggattactgtaagggtactgtagggatactgaaGAGTAATGTAGTACTCTACAATTACTTGAGGGATACTGTATGGGGTACTGTAATGACCCTGTAAGGTTACtgttggattactgtagtgtaCATACTGTAGTAATAATGTAAGATTTTTCAGGATAAGGAAATCGTAATGGATCCCCGATTTGAAGAACTGGAAAAACTGCCAACTTGTGACCTGACAGTTGACAAGacctctcaaaaaattgacattcCAAAGCTGATGGACTCATTTCAAGACTGTATCAGGCCTATTGTaaatgaatggaaaaatgatttgaaagcggtttgttaaaattttgtgacaaaaaacctttaaaaccCCCATCAGATGAACACGAAATggcaaaaaactgaaatttgtgaCAAAGTATTCAAGGACGTGGCGACAGTTCCAATGTCAAATTTACATGAAGTCAAATGGGCCATTCTGCCAACTTGTGAGAGTTTGTGGGGATACGGTATGggtaagagtactgtaggggctGCAGGGTTgttgtaggattactgtaggattactgtaggagtactgtgaggccattgtaattttttccagaaagagGAGAACATAATGGTAACGCTGGGTATTGGTCATGACACTATGGCGGAAGAAAAACTGAACAGAGTAAGAATTTCTCACGAATCTAAAATTGCataatttatgttttcagaCTCTCCCCAACACGAAATTCTTCGGAGCCGACCCGATAATTGAGCCGAACCGCCAACTTTACACAGCTTTCGGAAAATACTTCCCGTTTGCAATTGGCAAGAAG
The nucleotide sequence above comes from Caenorhabditis elegans chromosome III. Encoded proteins:
- the Y82E9BL.12 gene encoding Methyltransferase FkbM domain-containing protein (Partially confirmed by transcript evidence), coding for MAVFLFVMISTLNRSQQEMDSKRSDPVELPKTEKKELTTDWDTLDGVGYRFAKDKEIVMDPRFEELEKLPTCDLTVDKTSQKIDIPKLMDSFQDCIRPIVNEWKNDLKAKEENIMVTLGIGHDTMAEEKLNRTLPNTKFFGADPIIEPNRQLYTAFGKYFPFAIGKKPGFTKFRVLPNQNQRTRKYQYQDVTTIPLTYFLSDILGLEQIDIAWIDIEGGEFEFLDQLHKGGPLDEKGVSICQFNLEVHSKFHPPGAQIYHDFVFKVLEDRRYVFLKPAHSDSGVHRMFFFNLENEKCVRKFLQ